In the Primulina eburnea isolate SZY01 chromosome 15, ASM2296580v1, whole genome shotgun sequence genome, ctcaaatattttaaacagcATAACAGCTCAAACACCAAAGTTTGATCGTTTTTCCAGCAGAAACAATTATGATACCCAACAAATCATATTAATTTTGGGTAATATTAGTATATATCAGTTTCCCTTGtaggttatatatatatttgtattcaCTTATTATATAGAAATAAGTTTCTCTTGTACATTTATCACGTCAAATATTTAGATCAGGCTACAAAATGAATCTTATCGTAATAAAATGTTCTCCCACTTAACTGTATTCTGCATATTAACCTTAAAATCTCACGCAATACCCTTGCATATAACTTTATACAACTTTCGACAAAAGATGAAATCAGACACTAATTAATGTTCatgaataaatttataactTTTAATAAACACCTCATGATGTATAATATATAAGAATATTgaaaatcttgatttttttgaaTAATTTGCTACTTTAGTCTTATATATTCATCGTAACATGGTCTTCGACGGGTGTTTGAGTTGATGAAATAGATAAATGTTTCACaaataattatgattttttttatctctAAGATGGGTGTATTTTGATATATAGAATTCTGGTACACTACCCATAATTTCTTATAACTCCTCCAACTTGTAATAAATAgtatatattttaaatctattttaataaatatgtgACTACGATTAATTTtcaagttatatatatatatatatatatatatatatatatatatatatatatatatatatatataaaccttTGAATATAATTTAGGATTATTTATAgctaatttaattatatattttgaatttaattcagGATAAATTATagctaatttaatttttttcagtAAAATAATTAGTTAAATAATACAAACAAATTATTTACGTGGGGTGGATGGAGTGAATGCACGTGGTTTTTCTAGTGTCTGTGCTTTGGTTGAATGGAAATAGGAATAATAGGAAATAGTGGGAATATTGAGAAGCCACCGTACCAAAGATTTACGCAGAGATTCGTTATCGTGCATGTTTTTTTTCCTATGTGCTATAACCCATCAATCGCCCTCAACTAATGCTTCAATTTAAGCtactacaacaaaaataaaacaaatgaaaattatacttttcgtcaaaatatatttcataatttatTGTTTTGATCATTTGTGTCgtcaaaattaaatatttaatcaaatatctttcaaatttttggcaaatttaatcatttttcgaCGAAAATGTTGATTTGACACAACATATGCGACACGCTGTGTGAAGTGAACATAACAtcgaaaatatattaaaattatagaAAAAACAAATGTAACATGCtaaaacttaaaattgaaattcaataatataaaataccaaaatttatttatttttcatttaacaaACAAAaagttattaaaatattattggcCCGATGTGAGATTAGGatttttttccataaaaaaatgaaagaaattTGCTATCACAAATCCATTAGTATATAGTTCGTACGTACGGTATCTTACACTCGATATAATTTTCTATATAAATACCCCTCGTGCACTCCCCATTTTCCTCACACCAAACTATCGAAACtcctatatatataatatatatatatcataaaatcaccacACAATATAATTTCCAATATCGTTCATCTTTCTGACAAAAAACATTTGAAAGATCAAGTACAAGCACATCTCTACATTTGAAGGTTCGATGGAGAAGGTAAGCATCATGGTTTCCGAAAAACCCGTCGTGATATTCAGCAAGAGCCAATGTTGCATCAGCCACAGCGTTGGGGTACTCCTTCATGACTTCGGGGTGAATCCAACGGTGCACGAGCTCGACAAGATCCCGGTTGGTTGGGAAATCGAGCAAGCACTGTCGAATATCGGCTGCAATCCCACCGTTCCAGCGGTGTTCATCGGCGGCAAGTTCGTGGGAGGAGCAAATGAGGTCATGAGCCTCCACCTCAAGAGCTCCTTAAAGCCCATGCTCGAAAGGGCTGGTGCCTTGTGGGTCTAGCTAGTATTACAGCGATTGGGTGTCCATTTATCCGATTCCAATAATAGTACTTGCGGCTTCTTGCATGTTTTGTCAATTTTACCAAGTGCATGGGAATAATTAATAAGGATTTAGGGGTTAAGCACGAACGACAGTACTTTTTATCAACTCAtcacatgatatatatgtagAGTGAACAGATCATAGTTGGATATGTGACCATGATTAATCCACTCATCACACGTGTAGAGTGAATTAAAGGTACTACCTTTAAGGACATGGTAAAATAAATCGGATTTAAGGACAGAAAGACAGACAATTTATGTATGCGCTCATTTTTCCTAAAACCATAAACTAAATGTTTAGTGCTtatgatataatatttattttgtttagcCATGTTATAAAGTAATAtcgtaaattttaaatttatgaatttcaaatttacttTTCTATTAACTTAATAATTCGTAATAATCAATAATTAAGATACATTTTAAATACATTCGATATTAGTTTGATACGTTCAAATAGAATAAATGAAAttaaatgagaaaaatttgtttaacaaaataataaacttCTATTCGATATTGAATGCTTATTCTTCGAGCTTCTCGAGTTGGTCCAcgattattgaacaatagttatacccattttgagaaaatatatataaatataaatacatACACACATTTCCAAACTGCGGGGATCTCAACACAAAACAAGTATTATTATCAtcgaataaaaaaataagatatttcataaaattattttcatcgGATATAAAATATTGTATATCCCCGAAAGactgaaataaaaattttccaaaaaaaaaaagggctGAATTATAACTTTAATCTAAATAAACATTTTGACAACGTACTTAACAAATTTCAGTGTTCTAATAATCGTGTTTAAGCTTGAAATTCGACAAAAACGCTCCGGTTTGGAGAAAAACGGCAAAAAAAGGCCAACTATAGTCTGACGAATTAAACATAATCAAGACGTTTAATTAAGCGTACTTAAGCACAATTAATCACATCTGTttattttaacttttttttattttgaatgtatatcttttattttaaaataataaatgatgtttataatttagatgtttatttttaaattttatttatgatTACTCGTATCTTACAGTCACAGACAAATATTTAGTAATTTTTAATGTAGTCTAGttacaaaaacaaataaagattgtaattttgagattttatgtttttaataaatatgataattaatgtatcagacttaaatttatcatatttatgtattattttatctatttattgatttgatataattataaGTAAACTaacgataaaaaaatattttttcacgcTTAAGCTCATGCTAAATTTGTTTAAGCTTGAAAAACTTGGAGCTCCATGTCCATGCTTCGGAACGCTTCATGTTTTtaagaatttttataaattttacacGACGTGAttgatatatattaaaaaaatgaaatttaatataataataataataataataataataagcaaCCCCGCATAATTTCTCTCTACTTTCAAGTACCGAAATATCATAACGCTAACCTGCGCAGTACGCACTCCCTGCCTCACTTCAGCGCTGAATACCAATAAACTGTACTTACATTAGCTGTATGTAAAGACGGATAGCTAGCTTATTGACACTATATAGTACCGTATTACAAAATCGTTTGAAATTCTAGCTTCGATTCGGTGCAGTGCTATATAAATCCCTAAAAGTAAGCTGCATTCTGTTATATTCGGTGATTTCACTTCTGTGTTGTGTATGCGTGTAAATATTAGTTTATAGATGCATAATGCTATATCTTGACCTgatttttgttgattttatgTCCATACTTTGCTGTGCCTGTAATGTGgtgtattttttgaaaatttatgaAGGTTTCCTCGTTCCATTTTGCTGGGGGTTCTGTAAAAAAGAAGGAAATGTTTGGGTTCTCGAGGAGAAGAATGAAGCTTGAAAGGTAGTTGATGTAAATGCATTTGTTTTAAAAAGTATATATTCTTTTTTTTGTTTGTGTGGGGAAATTGGGCTGACTTATTTGGGTCGCCGGATGAAGAAAAAAATGGAACGCCGCTGCCAAATCGTTTTTTATTTAACGTGTGGGGGTGTGTGTTAATTACTGATCATTTTTTTATTCTACGGCTTgtgaaaataattattaaggTTTGGTTGTTGAATCAATGAATCTTCTATCCTCGTGAACTGAAACTTTAGATGCCTCCAAATGTCATTACTTCAGACAAATGTTGAGAATAAACTATGCTCTTGTGTTTGTTGATTTGGCGCTGCTTAATCTTTGGTGGTATTAATCACATGTATGATGAGAATATGGACTTGAACAAAATATTGATTGTTACGGAAGTTGATAATAGTGTTTCAAAGGGCTAAACGTAGTATTTTGATGACACGGTGACCCTCCTCTTCCCTGAGATGCCTTTGAACGGAATATTGAACTACTGTTCCTTTTACTTGAATGTAAAACAACGATTAGACTACCTTTCATTTTCACAGGACCCAACTAGACCTTTTTGAGAATCAAGCCATTGTTATGTATAATAGAATGCGTGATTTCACTGGCTACTGTTGTGGTATATTATTTTTCGTTACATGTCCAGAT is a window encoding:
- the LOC140814022 gene encoding monothiol glutaredoxin-S5-like, producing the protein MEKVSIMVSEKPVVIFSKSQCCISHSVGVLLHDFGVNPTVHELDKIPVGWEIEQALSNIGCNPTVPAVFIGGKFVGGANEVMSLHLKSSLKPMLERAGALWV